TGTTTTTTAGTGAGCGTGCCGGCGATGATCATCACATCCGATTGCCTAGGGCTCGCTCTAAAAATCGTGCCAAACCGGTCAAAATCAAACCTTGAACCCCCTGTCGCCATCATCTCAATCGCGCAACACGCCAAGCCATAAGTTAAGGGCCAGAGCGAATTAGAACGCCCCCAATTCAATAATTTATCCAAAGTGCTTAGAACAACCGGTGCTTGTTGCATTATTTCACCTCTAATTTCTGCCAGCTCAAAGCATTTCGCTTTAAAGCGTAAATAAAACCAATGGTTAAAAAGAAGACAAAGCCTAGCATTTCAATGAGCCCAAACAAGCCTAATTTTTTAAAATCAATCGCCCAAGGGAACATGAAAACGATTTCTACATCAAATAAGATAAAAAGCATGGCCATGATATAGAAATGGTGCGACACCCTATTAGGCTGTTTGAGAGCCACAGGCCCGCATTCATAAGGAGCGAGCTTGAGCTTTTCGCCCTTTTTTTGAGCCATTTTACGGCTTAAAAACCTTTGAATCCTTAAGGTTAAGTTAAACACCCAAAAGGTGAATACCAACAAAACAAAAACGCCAAAATAGGGGTGATTCAATGCTTCTGTGGCTTGTTGCATCAGACTCTCAAACTCCTTTAATTACTAGCAAATGATGAAGCCAATTAAACCATGTTTTTGCTAATCGTTAGCTGAAAAAATAAAAATTATTTCAACATCTCTTAAGAGGCCATTTCTATGAGTTTGGGCATTAAATCTTGCATGGCATGCACCGCACTATCACTAATGCATTGGACATTCTGGGGTAAATGGGCGTTTTTAGCCTTAGGGTCAATGTAATAAATGAGGGCGTCTTTATGCGCATGCGTGTAGAGGCTAGCGGCCGGATAGACTTGCAAAGAAGTGCCAATGATG
This DNA window, taken from Helicobacter pylori, encodes the following:
- a CDS encoding NAD(P)H-quinone oxidoreductase subunit 3, whose product is MQQATEALNHPYFGVFVLLVFTFWVFNLTLRIQRFLSRKMAQKKGEKLKLAPYECGPVALKQPNRVSHHFYIMAMLFILFDVEIVFMFPWAIDFKKLGLFGLIEMLGFVFFLTIGFIYALKRNALSWQKLEVK